In bacterium, one DNA window encodes the following:
- a CDS encoding helix-turn-helix domain-containing protein, translating to MKSRAGDRFKFRPELGRRLRELRLRAGLTQQMLAVGMGSQRKGNHTVVSRLENGRMANPGIGLVADYLRACLASFADIQDVLDRYTARQTVIEVETSKALAKVREFLPAKIDRAVERFDRGIRRRAEEKREPLPVPEARVKRARNFALSQIWAKRVRRWVVGIIETRHLLPGPDNERFLQSIAVRVWSALNRSRGRRAGRRAALLERATTLRAGEEAVDLEHLQAIRDGLIEFFRQAEMAGQLDVEPQLAPDEDKPMRGFQPKPDRRQDGAAWDKAREALVAQLWEEVGKMPELAGFDSQRLLLWYSVVRQLCSAVDHQAPESEACRREIEALATNEHYVRVGRDPALVRRLAAVVIPRWEELRATLGPHPLGRVRPPR from the coding sequence ATGAAAAGCAGAGCCGGTGACCGGTTCAAGTTCAGGCCCGAGCTGGGCAGGCGGCTGCGCGAGCTTCGGTTGAGGGCCGGGCTGACGCAGCAGATGCTCGCCGTTGGCATGGGCAGCCAGCGCAAGGGCAATCACACGGTTGTGTCGAGGCTGGAGAACGGGAGGATGGCGAACCCGGGCATCGGGCTTGTCGCCGACTACCTGCGCGCGTGTCTGGCGAGCTTTGCCGACATCCAGGACGTGCTCGACCGCTACACGGCGAGGCAGACAGTGATTGAGGTCGAGACGAGCAAGGCGCTGGCCAAGGTGCGGGAATTTCTGCCGGCGAAGATAGACCGGGCCGTGGAGCGGTTTGACCGCGGGATCAGGCGCAGGGCAGAGGAGAAGCGCGAACCCTTGCCTGTTCCAGAGGCGCGAGTGAAACGAGCAAGGAACTTCGCTCTGTCCCAAATCTGGGCGAAGCGCGTGCGGCGTTGGGTGGTGGGCATCATCGAGACCAGGCACCTGCTGCCCGGGCCGGACAACGAGCGGTTCCTGCAGAGCATTGCAGTAAGGGTGTGGAGCGCGCTGAACCGGTCCCGGGGCAGGCGCGCGGGCAGGCGTGCGGCCCTGCTTGAGCGAGCAACCACGCTTCGTGCCGGTGAAGAGGCGGTAGACCTCGAGCACTTGCAGGCTATCAGGGATGGGCTGATTGAGTTCTTCCGGCAGGCAGAGATGGCGGGGCAGCTTGATGTCGAACCGCAGCTCGCGCCGGATGAGGATAAGCCCATGCGTGGGTTCCAGCCGAAGCCGGACAGGAGGCAGGACGGAGCGGCATGGGACAAGGCGCGAGAGGCCTTGGTTGCACAACTCTGGGAGGAAGTCGGCAAGATGCCGGAGCTGGCCGGATTCGATTCCCAGCGGCTGCTGTTGTGGTATAGCGTCGTGCGCCAACTTTGCTCGGCTGTAGACCACCAGGCGCCGGAATCGGAAGCATGCCGGAGAGAGATCGAAGCGCTGGCGACCAATGAGCACTACGTACGTGTCGGCCGCGACCCGGCACTGGTGCGCAGACTGGCAGCGGTCGTGATACCACGCTGGGAGGAGCTGCGTGCGACTCTCGGTCCGCACCCGCTTGGTCGCGTCCGTCCGCCCAGGTAG
- the mutS gene encoding DNA mismatch repair protein MutS gives MPEKLTPLLAQYRRIKEQHKDTLLLFRVGDFYEMFYEDASIGAKALNLTLTSRPHGPDNVVPLAGVPAKALDTYIGRLVTQGFKVAVCDQLEPPDARKPVVRREVVEVITPGTLTNPSLLEARRNNFLLAVSPAADRCGIAFADVSTGEFSVAEIPADSLVEEIQKIDPAEILVPQTWERTIQNSETRNQNSECPGPPDSGLWTLRSEFTPIDDYYFTQDYAFDKLSTHFGVANLDGFGIGAMTEGICAAGAVLHYLEETQRAALSHIRKISPYESRDCLLIDRISRRNLELVERVGSEDQRPTIEGTLLSVLDRTHSPAGTRLLRRWVLAPLLDVEAIRARHDAVEELARAGSPIEDLESLLSKLGDLERISSRIALERANARDLVALRNWLLLAPEIKLVLAGSSISNLESKIPNLKSRILHSIASGIEDFSALTADITNTLVDDPPLAISDGGMIRPGANAELDELRSLAADTKGYIARLQETERERSGIPNLRVRFNSVFGYYIEVTKSYLNQVPKNYLRKQTVLNAERFITPELKDHEARVLHAEERIKQLELELLTALRKRVGAEVGRILTLSGLLAQLDALASLGRVAREPGYIRPVVDDSTVLEIEAGRHPVVERLLAHQFIANDARLSAKNEGGGMKDEVRNPPSSSPASPFPASSLPDSSFPQIVILTGPNMAGKSTYLRQVALIAIMAQVGSFVPATKAHIGVIDKVFTRIGASDDLSRGVSTFLAEMTETANILNNATTRSLVILDEIGRGTATSDGIAIAWATVEYLHGGQQTIQNPETRNEKSECPQPSGILDSGLCILDSGLSPDRPKTLDSGLWTLNSGLSDARPKTLFATHYHELTDITQLLPRCANYSFTVREQNGQVLFMRKLKKGPADKSYGIAVAKLAGLPAAVIERAKQVLADFEKGEALSIGQLAPDSDIALAADKSASKSMIHGPSSKVENLESKVAAELRSADLENLSPLQAFDLLLRLKQRLDQAKPD, from the coding sequence ATGCCTGAAAAGCTGACGCCGCTGCTCGCCCAGTATCGCAGGATAAAGGAACAGCACAAGGACACCCTGCTGCTCTTCCGCGTCGGCGACTTCTATGAGATGTTCTACGAGGACGCAAGCATCGGCGCCAAGGCCCTCAACCTGACGCTGACGTCGCGACCCCACGGCCCGGACAACGTAGTTCCGCTGGCCGGAGTCCCGGCCAAAGCACTCGACACCTACATCGGCCGGCTCGTAACCCAGGGATTCAAGGTCGCGGTTTGCGACCAGCTAGAACCGCCCGACGCACGCAAGCCCGTGGTCAGGCGAGAGGTGGTCGAAGTCATCACGCCCGGCACCCTGACCAACCCCAGCCTGCTCGAAGCCCGGCGCAACAACTTCCTGCTCGCGGTCTCCCCTGCCGCCGACCGCTGCGGCATCGCCTTCGCCGACGTCTCGACCGGCGAATTCTCGGTTGCCGAGATTCCCGCCGACTCACTGGTCGAGGAAATCCAGAAGATCGACCCGGCCGAGATCTTAGTGCCGCAGACCTGGGAACGGACAATTCAGAATTCAGAAACCAGAAACCAGAATTCAGAATGTCCGGGACCTCCGGATTCTGGACTCTGGACTCTGCGTTCTGAATTCACCCCCATTGACGACTACTACTTCACCCAGGACTACGCGTTCGACAAGCTCTCCACCCACTTCGGCGTCGCCAACCTCGACGGGTTCGGCATCGGCGCGATGACCGAAGGCATCTGTGCAGCCGGCGCCGTGCTCCACTACCTCGAAGAGACCCAGCGCGCCGCGCTAAGCCACATCCGCAAGATATCGCCGTACGAATCGCGCGACTGCCTGCTGATCGACCGCATCTCGCGCCGCAACCTGGAACTGGTCGAACGGGTCGGTTCGGAAGACCAGCGCCCGACCATTGAAGGTACGCTCCTCTCGGTACTGGACCGGACCCATTCTCCGGCTGGGACGAGGCTGCTCCGCCGCTGGGTGCTCGCACCTTTGCTCGACGTGGAAGCCATCCGCGCCCGGCATGATGCGGTCGAAGAACTCGCCCGCGCCGGGTCACCGATCGAGGATCTCGAATCGCTCCTGTCCAAACTCGGCGACCTCGAACGCATCAGCTCGCGCATCGCGCTCGAACGGGCCAATGCCCGGGACCTGGTCGCGCTCCGCAACTGGCTACTCCTCGCCCCCGAAATCAAGCTGGTCCTCGCCGGTTCCTCAATCTCCAATCTAGAATCTAAAATCCCAAATCTAAAATCTAGAATCCTCCATTCCATCGCTTCCGGCATCGAAGACTTCTCGGCCCTGACCGCGGACATCACTAACACGCTGGTGGATGATCCGCCGCTCGCCATCAGCGATGGAGGCATGATTCGACCCGGCGCGAACGCGGAGCTGGACGAGCTCCGCTCACTCGCCGCCGACACCAAGGGCTACATCGCTCGACTGCAGGAAACCGAGCGCGAGCGGTCCGGCATCCCGAACCTGCGCGTCCGCTTCAACTCGGTCTTCGGCTACTACATCGAAGTCACCAAGTCCTACCTCAACCAGGTCCCCAAGAACTACCTGCGAAAGCAGACCGTACTCAATGCCGAACGGTTCATAACGCCCGAGCTCAAAGACCACGAGGCCCGCGTGCTCCACGCCGAAGAGCGCATCAAGCAACTCGAACTGGAGCTGCTCACAGCCCTGCGCAAACGGGTTGGAGCCGAAGTCGGACGCATCCTCACACTCTCCGGGCTCCTGGCCCAACTCGACGCGCTCGCAAGCCTTGGGCGCGTCGCCCGCGAACCCGGCTACATTCGACCGGTGGTTGACGACTCGACCGTGCTCGAAATCGAAGCCGGTCGCCACCCGGTGGTCGAGCGCCTCCTCGCTCACCAATTCATCGCCAATGATGCGCGCCTCAGCGCAAAGAATGAAGGCGGAGGGATGAAGGATGAAGTCCGGAATCCTCCCTCTTCTTCTCCTGCTTCCCCCTTTCCCGCTTCATCCCTTCCCGATTCATCCTTTCCGCAGATTGTCATTCTGACCGGACCCAACATGGCCGGCAAGTCTACCTACCTCCGCCAGGTCGCGCTCATCGCCATCATGGCCCAGGTCGGCTCCTTCGTTCCCGCGACCAAGGCGCACATCGGCGTCATTGACAAAGTCTTCACTCGCATCGGCGCGTCCGACGACCTCTCGCGCGGGGTCTCGACCTTCCTCGCCGAGATGACCGAGACCGCCAACATCCTCAACAACGCCACCACTCGCAGCCTTGTCATCCTCGACGAAATCGGCCGCGGCACCGCCACCAGCGACGGCATCGCCATCGCCTGGGCCACGGTCGAGTACCTTCATGGCGGACAACAGACAATTCAGAATCCAGAAACCAGAAACGAGAAGTCAGAATGCCCGCAGCCTTCCGGAATTCTGGATTCTGGTCTCTGCATTCTGGATTCTGGATTATCCCCTGACCGCCCGAAAACTCTGGATTCTGGACTCTGGACTCTGAATTCTGGATTATCCGACGCCCGCCCTAAGACTCTATTTGCCACTCACTACCACGAACTGACCGATATCACCCAGCTCCTGCCCCGGTGCGCCAACTACAGCTTCACGGTCAGGGAACAGAACGGACAGGTGCTCTTCATGCGCAAGCTCAAAAAGGGCCCGGCCGACAAGAGCTACGGCATCGCGGTCGCCAAGCTCGCCGGCCTTCCGGCCGCGGTCATCGAGCGGGCCAAACAAGTCCTGGCTGACTTCGAGAAAGGCGAAGCCCTCTCCATCGGCCAACTCGCCCCGGACAGCGACATCGCCCTCGCCGCCGACAAGTCAGCTTCTAAGTCCATGATCCATGGTCCATCGTCAAAGGTCGAAAATCTCGAGTCCAAAGTCGCAGCGGAGCTTCGCTCCGCGGACCTCGAAAACCTCTCCCCGCTCCAGGCCTTCGACCTCCTCCTCCGCCTCAAGCAGCGCCTGGACCAAGCCAAGCCCGACTGA
- a CDS encoding tetratricopeptide repeat protein, whose amino-acid sequence MSWLILVILAVLVVALFPIVRDFLRKRRSTVPAYVEGLQAALDGRTADAIARFKETVGANSENVDAYVRLGDLFMQQGETERAIKVHENLSLRRNLDKRDEKKVLQALVRDYMKADRKVKAISLLEELVHLDKSDAQSAEKLAELYIETGAWDKCEEQLKELARNSANRQRAARLYVEYGRAYPKNNPGAALGAFETALKLDPSSIPARLYMGDHHFSQGDTKAAIDTWNAILEQSPDQNALVRDRLERAYFDAGKFEDITTLYERLLRKVPDDAGLMVALAEIYQKKEDLPSAIRLLERFAGRQKRDVFSRVALAAMYLDRGDTDRARTVLTEALSGLQPESTARQ is encoded by the coding sequence ATGAGTTGGCTTATTCTTGTCATTCTGGCGGTGCTCGTCGTGGCGCTGTTCCCCATCGTCCGTGACTTCCTGCGCAAGCGGCGCTCGACCGTTCCGGCCTATGTCGAAGGATTGCAAGCGGCACTGGACGGCCGGACGGCCGATGCTATTGCGCGATTCAAGGAAACGGTGGGGGCCAATTCTGAAAACGTCGACGCCTACGTCCGTCTCGGCGACCTGTTCATGCAGCAAGGCGAGACCGAGCGGGCCATCAAGGTCCACGAGAACCTTTCCCTGCGCCGCAATCTGGACAAGCGTGACGAAAAGAAAGTGCTGCAGGCGTTGGTCCGCGACTACATGAAGGCAGACCGCAAGGTGAAGGCAATCTCCCTGCTCGAGGAACTGGTGCACCTGGACAAGTCCGACGCGCAGAGCGCGGAGAAACTGGCCGAGCTCTACATCGAGACCGGCGCCTGGGACAAGTGTGAAGAACAGCTCAAGGAACTGGCCCGCAATTCGGCCAACCGTCAGCGTGCCGCACGGCTCTACGTCGAGTACGGCCGGGCCTATCCGAAGAACAATCCCGGGGCGGCGCTGGGCGCTTTCGAAACCGCGCTGAAGCTAGACCCGAGCTCAATCCCGGCCCGGCTGTACATGGGAGACCATCACTTCAGTCAGGGCGATACCAAAGCCGCGATCGACACGTGGAACGCCATCCTGGAACAGTCACCGGACCAGAACGCCCTGGTCCGGGACCGCCTGGAACGAGCCTACTTTGACGCGGGCAAGTTCGAAGACATCACGACGCTATACGAAAGGCTGCTGCGCAAGGTACCCGATGACGCCGGCCTGATGGTTGCCCTGGCCGAGATTTACCAGAAGAAGGAGGACCTGCCCTCGGCCATACGTTTGCTCGAACGGTTCGCCGGCCGGCAGAAGCGCGACGTATTCTCGCGAGTTGCCCTTGCCGCAATGTACCTCGACCGTGGCGATACCGACCGCGCACGCACTGTCCTGACCGAAGCCTTGTCCGGTCTCCAACCCGAGTCCACCGCGCGGCAATAG
- a CDS encoding LapA family protein, whose translation MVIFRVILILLAFVVVLVLAITNAQTMTSAVVFTKTYNNVPVAFVMLYSFAFGALCVGIFTLVSEIQLRSRLYRQKKAQDALMEELQALRNAPLEGEYPPKSAPEQQGSADGGA comes from the coding sequence ATGGTGATCTTTCGGGTCATTCTGATTCTGCTGGCGTTCGTTGTTGTACTCGTGCTCGCCATCACCAACGCCCAGACCATGACCAGCGCAGTTGTCTTTACCAAGACATACAACAACGTGCCGGTCGCATTCGTGATGCTCTACTCGTTCGCGTTCGGTGCGCTCTGCGTGGGTATCTTCACGCTGGTGTCGGAAATCCAGCTCCGGTCGCGTCTCTATCGACAGAAGAAGGCGCAGGATGCCCTGATGGAGGAACTTCAGGCCCTGCGTAACGCGCCGCTGGAAGGCGAGTACCCGCCCAAGTCCGCGCCCGAGCAACAGGGATCCGCGGACGGAGGTGCCTGA
- the miaB gene encoding tRNA (N6-isopentenyl adenosine(37)-C2)-methylthiotransferase MiaB, giving the protein MPKFYLQTYGCQMNVYESGVVRRVLTDAGFAETTDEHDADVLLMMTCSVRSHAEQRALGRLGTFRALRSERPGRVVGVLGCMAQRLAETLVTDNSADIVVGPDEYLRLPELIAGARTGSPGMVATRQTGECYDAVMPARGPGGKDSGTQVSDIGPLDSSNPGILSFVTVMRGCDNYCTYCVVPYVKGRERSRPLASVVAEAERHAAAGAKDITLLGQNVLAYRDGSRRFPDLLDSVATALPNVRIRFLTSHPRDLDPSLVETMSRLRNVCPSLHLPVQSGSNPVLERMNRGYTREEYLAKVALCHSHLPDLCLTTDVLVGFPSETENDFRATLDLIEQVRFDFAYMFRFSFRPGTGAEKVEPKVSEADAGRRLSRLIEVQNRITAERNREMLGREFELLIEGPSPRDSGWLGRTVTNRAVIVKGRCAPGDLVRCRVTRIVGWTPVADAPARAAVVKVGS; this is encoded by the coding sequence TTGCCTAAGTTTTACCTGCAAACCTACGGCTGTCAGATGAACGTCTACGAGTCGGGCGTGGTCCGCCGGGTATTGACGGATGCCGGTTTTGCCGAAACCACGGACGAGCACGATGCGGACGTGCTGTTGATGATGACCTGCTCCGTGCGCAGCCACGCCGAGCAGCGCGCGCTCGGTCGGCTGGGGACGTTTCGGGCCCTTCGTTCCGAACGCCCCGGCCGCGTCGTCGGTGTACTCGGGTGCATGGCTCAGCGACTGGCCGAAACGCTTGTCACCGATAATAGCGCCGACATCGTTGTCGGCCCGGACGAGTACCTGCGTCTGCCCGAACTGATTGCCGGCGCTCGGACCGGCTCGCCGGGCATGGTCGCCACCCGCCAGACCGGCGAGTGCTATGATGCGGTCATGCCGGCAAGGGGTCCGGGGGGCAAGGATTCTGGGACTCAAGTGTCGGACATCGGCCCCCTGGATTCCTCGAATCCTGGAATCCTCTCCTTCGTCACGGTCATGCGCGGCTGCGACAATTACTGCACTTACTGTGTAGTGCCCTACGTGAAGGGCCGCGAGCGCTCGCGGCCGCTGGCCAGCGTGGTCGCTGAAGCCGAGCGCCATGCCGCAGCCGGCGCGAAGGACATTACGCTGCTGGGCCAGAACGTGCTGGCGTATCGCGACGGCAGTCGCCGCTTCCCTGACCTGCTCGACTCGGTCGCGACTGCCTTGCCCAACGTGCGCATCCGGTTCCTTACCTCGCACCCGCGTGACCTGGACCCGAGCCTGGTCGAGACCATGAGCCGCCTGCGCAATGTCTGCCCGAGCCTGCACCTGCCGGTGCAGTCCGGTTCGAATCCGGTCCTCGAACGGATGAACCGCGGCTATACCCGTGAGGAGTATCTGGCCAAAGTCGCGCTCTGCCACAGTCACCTGCCCGACCTGTGCCTGACAACCGACGTGCTGGTCGGATTCCCATCCGAAACTGAGAACGACTTCAGGGCCACGCTCGACCTGATTGAGCAGGTGCGGTTCGACTTCGCATACATGTTCCGCTTCTCGTTCCGGCCCGGAACCGGGGCGGAGAAAGTCGAGCCCAAGGTTTCGGAAGCGGACGCCGGCCGCCGCCTTTCGCGGCTCATCGAAGTGCAGAACCGCATCACCGCCGAGCGCAACCGCGAGATGCTGGGCAGGGAATTCGAGCTGCTGATTGAGGGCCCGAGCCCCCGCGACTCCGGCTGGCTCGGCCGCACGGTCACAAACAGGGCTGTCATCGTCAAGGGACGCTGCGCACCCGGCGACCTGGTCCGCTGCCGGGTCACGCGCATCGTCGGCTGGACTCCGGTTGCCGACGCTCCGGCCCGGGCAGCCGTGGTTAAGGTCGGATCTTGA
- a CDS encoding tetratricopeptide repeat protein: MRRPAFVILLCALVAALVYVPTLRYPLVWDDVDIIVQNQSSPLQAFTHSFWYGGGAGVLGKDPYYRPLVNFSVGVDKLVAGHRAWYFHLVNLLLHSAVVALAVVVVWQLFGSLWSVLLAGMLCAVHPFAADSVAYVSGRTDLLACIGLLVALLGLLRLRKRRDWPAILLVWGGFIFGVLSKETAAAFVVVAGVWVLTSSRPKGLRRSDWIALAGLAVLLGGYLVARRAVLGSVLAVPGTTSVGAVVLLSLSNFGRLLLATAAPFGQRVFLWNQAGAGRAILFAVVGALYLALPLLLPPVRRSANAWLAWLWGAALLLPFAGLVGFGPAGRLVYIPGLGLVLLLLLGGRRLTRGNRYGQVIAVVATFGYCALMVVFVQPQRVRVWRDGYTLFQQMTKEAPSYPGSHFNYAFELRNRGDVDGAIAEYRTAIALDSSMALAYSNLGALLQSKGRLAEAESLYLKTIELRPTYSLAWNNLAVVRYRRGDGLGSISAFRKAMELKPNDASVIYNLGRVYQQAGIADSAAGLFERAYRLEPGNLQIRASYEQTHGSTH; encoded by the coding sequence ATGAGGCGGCCAGCGTTCGTAATCCTGCTGTGCGCGTTGGTCGCGGCGCTCGTCTATGTCCCCACGCTGAGATACCCGCTGGTCTGGGATGATGTCGATATCATCGTACAGAATCAGTCGTCACCGCTCCAGGCATTTACTCATTCGTTCTGGTACGGCGGTGGGGCCGGGGTGCTCGGCAAGGACCCTTACTATCGGCCGCTGGTGAACTTCAGCGTCGGCGTCGACAAGCTGGTAGCTGGGCACCGGGCATGGTACTTCCACTTGGTCAATTTGCTGCTGCATTCAGCCGTGGTCGCGCTCGCAGTCGTCGTGGTCTGGCAGCTCTTCGGTTCGCTCTGGTCGGTACTACTGGCAGGAATGCTGTGCGCCGTGCATCCGTTCGCGGCGGACAGCGTGGCGTACGTGAGCGGGCGGACCGACCTGTTGGCCTGTATCGGGCTGCTGGTCGCGCTGCTCGGCTTGCTCCGGTTGCGGAAGCGACGCGACTGGCCGGCGATTCTCCTGGTATGGGGAGGATTCATCTTCGGGGTTCTGTCCAAGGAGACCGCCGCCGCGTTTGTGGTCGTGGCCGGAGTCTGGGTGTTGACGTCCTCTCGGCCCAAAGGACTGCGAAGGTCGGACTGGATCGCCTTGGCGGGGCTGGCGGTTCTACTTGGCGGGTATCTTGTCGCCCGGCGGGCGGTCCTTGGCAGCGTGCTCGCTGTCCCGGGCACCACCAGCGTGGGCGCGGTCGTTCTGCTCTCTTTGAGCAACTTCGGTCGCCTTCTGCTGGCCACCGCCGCGCCGTTCGGGCAGAGAGTCTTTCTGTGGAACCAGGCTGGTGCGGGCCGGGCCATTCTGTTCGCAGTAGTTGGTGCACTCTACCTTGCGTTGCCACTTCTGCTGCCACCGGTGCGCCGGTCAGCCAATGCATGGCTTGCCTGGTTGTGGGGAGCGGCCTTGCTGCTGCCGTTTGCCGGCCTCGTCGGCTTTGGGCCGGCAGGCAGGCTGGTGTACATACCTGGCTTAGGTCTCGTGCTGCTATTGCTTCTTGGCGGCCGGAGGCTCACACGCGGCAACCGCTACGGGCAGGTGATTGCGGTCGTCGCCACATTCGGATACTGCGCACTGATGGTGGTGTTCGTCCAGCCTCAGCGAGTCAGAGTGTGGAGAGACGGCTACACCCTGTTCCAACAGATGACCAAAGAGGCACCCAGCTATCCGGGCTCGCACTTCAACTATGCCTTCGAACTGCGCAATCGCGGAGACGTTGACGGAGCAATCGCTGAGTATAGGACAGCGATTGCGTTGGATTCGAGCATGGCGCTCGCATATTCCAACCTCGGCGCGCTGCTGCAGTCAAAGGGCAGGCTGGCAGAAGCCGAGTCTCTTTACCTGAAGACGATAGAACTGCGGCCAACGTACTCGCTTGCGTGGAACAACCTCGCGGTTGTTCGCTACCGGCGGGGAGACGGCCTGGGCTCGATCAGCGCCTTTCGCAAGGCGATGGAGTTGAAACCGAACGACGCCAGCGTGATATACAACCTGGGTCGGGTCTATCAACAAGCCGGTATCGCCGATTCGGCCGCAGGGCTCTTTGAGCGCGCGTACCGGCTCGAACCGGGCAACCTCCAGATCAGGGCCTCCTACGAGCAGACTCATGGTTCCACACATTGA
- a CDS encoding pyridoxine 5'-phosphate synthase, whose product MPNLSVNIDHVATLRQARLESFPDPVQAAAAVELGGADGITVHLRQDRRHITDRDVQLLRSTVKTELTVEMAGTVELARLMARIRPDQVTLVPEVRSEVTTTSGIDLLKERHRLEPIVERLKKARVRLSLFIEPDTAQVEAAARLGANVVELNTDRYSRDWSRKPALVDELARAAEAARDAGVAVHVGHALGYRNVVPILRGQIAAGYSIGFSIVARAVFVGLTDAVAEMKRIMEVYSCERC is encoded by the coding sequence GTGCCCAACCTATCCGTAAACATCGACCACGTCGCTACGTTGCGCCAGGCCCGGCTCGAGTCATTTCCTGACCCGGTACAGGCGGCAGCGGCCGTGGAACTGGGCGGGGCCGACGGCATAACCGTTCATCTGAGACAGGATCGCAGGCACATCACCGACCGGGATGTGCAACTCCTGCGGTCGACGGTGAAGACCGAGCTGACTGTGGAGATGGCGGGGACCGTGGAGCTTGCGCGGCTGATGGCACGGATTCGGCCCGATCAAGTGACGCTCGTCCCGGAGGTCAGGAGCGAAGTTACGACCACGAGTGGCATCGACCTGCTGAAGGAAAGGCACCGATTGGAACCGATCGTGGAGCGCCTGAAGAAGGCCAGGGTCCGTCTCAGCCTTTTCATCGAACCCGACACGGCACAGGTTGAGGCGGCGGCCAGGCTGGGAGCCAACGTGGTCGAGTTGAATACCGATCGCTACAGCCGGGACTGGTCGAGGAAGCCGGCGCTGGTGGACGAACTGGCGCGCGCTGCCGAGGCGGCAAGAGACGCCGGCGTTGCCGTCCATGTCGGACACGCTCTCGGATACCGGAATGTAGTGCCGATTCTCCGGGGGCAGATTGCGGCCGGGTACAGCATAGGATTTTCGATTGTGGCCCGCGCGGTTTTCGTCGGACTGACAGACGCCGTAGCGGAGATGAAGCGGATCATGGAGGTCTACTCTTGTGAAAGGTGCTAG